From a region of the Aythya fuligula isolate bAytFul2 chromosome 29, bAytFul2.pri, whole genome shotgun sequence genome:
- the NAB2 gene encoding NGFI-A-binding protein 2 → MAVPRTLGELQLYRVLQRANLLGYYETFIQQGGDDVQQLCEAGEEEFLEIMALVGMATKPLHVRRLQKALREWASNPGLFSQPVSAVPVSSIPLFKLSEAGGRKSLSNGHASPSEATGKGGSSTGTPPARSPTDPGEKLSPSAAPPWPGRSTPESEGGGDEEPGGPPFSPGGSSGEQPVGTEALEPELVQTVAESVERLLQSCPRGGDAELRALMKLNKKLAKAVGHIFQLEDGDRHKEEEIRRHSAIYGRGEARRREGKQLTLHELIINEAAAQFCLRDNSLLLRRVELFSLSRQVARESTYLSSLKVARTQPEESGASVAKRLKQEVGEQSRPEPLQLPVEPHTAPYRASLEEDAASLSGESLDSHLQAAGACPRLTPPPSVAPDVPLGLPPHGLWSRHILQQTLMDEGLRLARLVSHERVGRLSPCLPGKPPGPEFEDGLAERGPPPPPEPPRGTIKVEQETSRQ, encoded by the exons ATGGCCGTGCCCCGCACactgggggagctgcagctgtaCCGGGTGCTGCAACGCGCCAACCTGCTGGGCTACTACGAGACCTTCATCCAGCAAGGGGGGGACGACGTGCAGCAGCTCTGCGAGGCGGGCGAGGAGGAGTTCCTGGAGATCATGGCGCTGGTGGGCATGGCCACCAAGCCCCTGCACGTCCGCCGCCTCCAGAAGGCCCTGCGTGAGTGGGCCTCCAACCCGGGGCTCTTCAGCCAGCCCGTCTCGGCCGTGCCCGTCAGCAGCATCCCCCTCTTCAAGCTCTCCGAGGCCGGCGGGCGCAAATCGCTCAGCAATGGGCACGCCAGCCCCAGCGAGGCCACGGGCAaggggggcagcagcacagggacgCCCCCGGCCCGCAGCCCCACGGATCCGGGGGAGAAGCTGTCACCCTCGGCGGCGCCACCGTGGCCGGGGAGGAGCACCCCGGAGTCGGAGGGTGGCGGGGATGAAGAGCCGGGGGgcccccccttctccccaggCGGGAGCAGCGGCGAGCAGCCAGTGGGCACTGAGGCGTTGGAGCCGGAGCTGGTGCAGACGGTGGCGGAGAGCGTGGAGCggcttctgcagagctgcccccgGGGTGGCGACGCTGAGCTGCGGGCACTCATGAAGCTCAACAAGAAGCTGGCCAAAGCCGTGGGGCACATCTTCCAGCTGGAGGATGGCGACCGGCACAAGGAGGAGGAGATCCGTCGGCACAGCGCGATCTACGGTCGTGGTGAGGCCCGGCGCCGTGAAGGCAAGCAGCTCACCCTGCATGAG CTGATCATCAACGAGGCGGCCGCCCAGTTCTGCCTGCGGGACAActcgctgctgctgcggcgCGTCGAGCTCTTCTCGCTCTCGCGGCAGGTCGCGCGGGAGAGCACCTACCTGTCCTCGCTCAAGGTGGCCAG GACGCAGCCCGAGGAGAGCGGAGCCTCCGTGGCCAAGCGGCTCAAGCAGGAG GTGGGCGAGCAGAGCCGCCCTgagcccctgcagctgcccgTGGAGCCCCACACGGCCCCGTACCGTGCCAGCCTGGAGGAGGATGCGGCCAGCCTCTCCGGGGAGAGCCTCGACAGCCACTTGCAGG CAGCGGGGGCCTGTCCCCGGCTGACGCCACCGCCCAGCGTGGCCCCCGACGTGCCCCTTGGCCTCCCCCCGCACGGGCTCTGGAGCCGCCACATCCTCCAGCAGACGCTGATGGACGAGGGGCTGCGCCTGGCCCGCCTGGTCTCGCACGAGCGCGTGGGGcggctcagcccctgcctgcctgggaAGCCCCCGGGACCAG agTTCGAGGACGGGCTGGCAGAGCGGggccccccgcctccccccgagcccccccgtGGCACCATCAAGGTGGAGCAGGAGACCAGCCGGCAGTGA
- the NEMP1 gene encoding nuclear envelope integral membrane protein 1 — protein MAGRTNAAWARRLLAALLLLGAAAPGGGRGQRQDQGAVTGAAETVIELRETHACYWSASHRFCYANTRAPQWHDIWTRVQIRINSSRGIRVTQVDSEEELRELEKFRVWNFLFSFLKEKLNDTSIDVDLYGNKTCLKVEALEADTMYCVVLSRRFDPKLFLVFFLGLLLFFCGDVLSRSQLFYYSAGISVGLLASLLIVFYVMSKAMPKKSPVYFLLVGGWSFSLYLLQLVFKNLQEICKSYWQYLLCYMLLVGLVSFGVCYRYGPLENERSINLLSWTLQLLGLLLMYSGIQIRPVALALVLIAICTKHLDHPLQWAYAAYRKAQSARLGPSPPRLLTEEEYRIQGEVETRKALEELRNYCRSPDFSAWTAVSRIQSPKRFADFVGGASHLTSREISFHEQEYGLGGSLFEEQLFEEEEEDDSDADYRNCSLSYSRLDAD, from the exons ATGGCGGGACGGACGAACGCGGCCTGGGCCCGGCGGCTCCTggcggcgctgctgctgctgggggcggcggcaccgggcggggggcggggtCAGCGCCAGGACCAGGGGGCCGTGACCG GCGCAGCGGAGACCGTGATCGAGCTGCGTGAGACCCACGCCTGCTACTGGTCTGCCTCCCACCGCTTCTGCTACGCCAACACGCGCGCCCCGCAGTGGCACGACATCTGGACACGGGTGCAG ATCCGCATCAACAGCAGCCGGGGCATCCGAGTCACCCAGGTGGACAGCGAGGaggagctgagggagctggagaagTTCAGAGTGTGgaatttcctcttctccttcctgaaGGAGAAGCTGAACGACACCAGCATCGACGTGGATCTCTACGGCAACAAAACCTGCCTGAAGGTCGAGGCGCTGGAGGCCGACACCATGTACTGCGTCGTGCTGTCCCGGC gaTTTGACCCTAAACTCTTCCTGGTTTTCTTCCTGGGCctgttgttgttcttctgtGGGGATGTGCTGAGCCG GAGCCAGCTCTTCTACTACTCAGCCGGGATAAGCGTTGGCTTGCTGGCCTCGCTGCTCATCGTCTTCTACGTCATGTCCAAGGCCATGCCCAAG AAAAGTCCTGTTTACTTCCTTCTGGTAGGAGGCTGGTCCTTTTCCCTGTACCTGCTTCAGCTTGTCTTCAAGAACCTACAGGAGATCTGCAAGTCCTACTGGCAGTACCTGCTCT GTTACATGCTGCTGGTGGGCTTGGTGAGCTTCGGTGTGTGCTACCGGTACGGCCCGCTGGAGAACGAGCGCAGCATCAACCTGCTCTCCTGgaccctgcagctcctgggcctGCTGCTGATGTACTCGGGCATCCAGATCCGCCCCGTGGCTTTGGCCTTGGTGCTCATAGCCATCTGCACCAAGCACCTCGACCACCCCCTTCAGTGGGCCTACGCTGCCTACAG gaaagCGCAGAGCGCCCGGCTGGGGCCCAGCCCCCCCCGCCTGCTGACCGAGGAGGAGTACCGCATCCAGGGCGAGGTGGAGACACGCAAGGCCCTTGAGGAGCTTCGAAACTATTGCAGAAGCCCGGATTTCTCTGCCTGGACCGCAGTCTCCCGCATCCAGTCTCCCAAGAG GTTTGCTGACTTTGTGGGCGGCGCCTCTCACCTCACCTCCAGAGAGATTTCTTTCCACGAGCAGGAGTATGGCCTGGGTGGCAGCTTATTTGAGGAGCAGCtgtttgaggaggaggaggaagatgactCTGATGCAGACTACAGGAATTGCTCCCTGTCCTACAGCCGCCTGGATGCTGATtga